The sequence TTCCCTGTAGAGGTGACATGGGAACTTCAGACATGCaataacacacaccaacactcaaTTGTATGTTCTCAAAAGCTTCAGAGTTTATTACAAGAATCAcccagtatatacagtatatcagaaTGATCGGATCAGTATATGCATGTATCAAAATCACAATACTTGACATTTAAGAGTATCAAAATTCAATTTCAAACATCTGATGAAGAGAACAGTCATGTATTGTACATTCAAGGATCAAAAATTAAGTGTGTGTAAAGGGATCTTTCATGGCTAAATAGTTCCCATCAGCACTTGTTTcaataagtgtgtctgtgtggtgcatgcattgtgtgtgtctatgtgtgtctagGGAAATACTGTAGGTGTAGGAAAAGTAACCCAAAGGCATACAGCACTATACACTCATATACAATACGGCCTTCAGAGTGAACATTTTCAACTTCATATAGTGTCAATGTGACACTTATCTTATAAACAGTGtaatatattatatacagtatatactattTAATGTGGAATACAACAGGATGGATTCATTTAGGGTCCATGTATTTTCAAAAGTTTACAGTTTGGATCTTTCTGTAGTTCAGAGAGCAGCTGCTGTGCTGAGGGTCCAGACTGATTCTCCTCCAGATTGATCTCTCTGGGGGCTGATGGGTTTGATCTCAGTACTGATGCTAAAGCCCTACAACCTTCATCTGTTATACTGCAGCTCTTCAGGCTATAGGAGAAAGAAGGAAACACTTCATCAGATCAGCTGAAGGacacacagaaagcaaagagGGAAGCCATTATTATGGACATGTAAAGGTGTATGAGTGTgaaatgtgtgagtgagatatATAACTATagacagagactttctaatgaggagacacagcactcaaaaaatcctccatagaaatgcatggggctagtttgtaacgccaatatggccgttactacacatatcacaccccttcctcggcaaaacgtcgacatgtgaatacattgagccaatcatgtggtgtgatgtgaagacatcgtgccaatcatgtgttgtgatcgcgcatttctgctgagatggatgcccgatgagtggcCAAAAAGTGTTGCCATATGGCCGCCAAGTAGAGGGACTTGCCTAGAAGGACTTTGCTATAGAATTGCTTCATTTCATGTTTACAATCAACTAAAACGCTTCTGTCAAATTTATGATGATTTAttattagtctctctctctctctctgtgtgtgtgtgtgtgtgtgtgtgtgtgtgaaagtaaaGAACGAAGAGTGTCAAAAAGGTGTTTATACAGTAATAGTAACCCTTTAAATGTGAATGAGTATGTATGTTCTACAGAATATCAAATAGTCCatttaaatattaaataataTCCTGTGGGCATGGGTGTGATGAAAAAGAGAAGGCAGGAAGGTAAGAGGTGTCTCAATAAAGAAGTTTACAAATTAATATGATGTTTTTTAATCTAAGACAGCACTCCTCAGTACTTTTTAACTTTCTTAAAATTACCCCACACTCCAGTTCAGTTTAGATTAAGGTGTATTTCTCCAAATGAATATTACACCGTCACATGTGAAGTCACAACACTTGTGTGAAAAGAGCATAACAATTAACTGTCACTGTCAAATTCCCTGATAGCAGTTCAGTATTTGATTTTGTGATACTCACTATAGTTTCTCCAGTTTACAGTTGGGATCctccagaagagaagagaaatgcttcactcctgagtctcctgCTTCATTCCCACTCAACCCCAGCACTAtcatgtgtgaggggtttgatcTCAATGCTGATGCAAGAGTTCTGAAGCCTTCCACTCCAATACTGCAGCTCTGCAGGCTGTAGAGAGAAGTTGGAAAAACACTTCATCTTGATGTCCTTTTGACAATCAAATATTACTGTGACATTTAAAATAGTAtctgtgtaaatatgtgtgtaaaATTGTCTGTACAAATAATGTGTGCACAGAGATGTGATAAAAAGACCAGGGGAAATGTTTTTACTCCTGACTTCACCATTCTCGTGTTCTCCTTCAGAGAACAGAGGTTACATCCATAACCATAAGTTCTCTTTCAGTCGAGTTCACTCTATGGGAACACATCTACCAAAGTGCCTCATTGGTGACTATGGACAAGCACTCACATTACCAGATTCTTCAAAGGCATAGAACACACAAGGTCAAGAGTATTAGCCGAGAACATAGCACAAGCGTACACTGACAGTGCTAGCATCTGACTATGGCACACACTAGTGTTGCAcagtgcaccgatactacaaaagtatcgcaataccctgaaataaaaaatgtcacgatgcctaattttattagtatcgatacttttgagaatgaccgtgttctttTGAAGTAACATCCGTGTGCATAAGGAACGTttatgaacatttattttatctaatgacatacaaatcataattaattgcatccacatatccttatgagCTATGTGCAGCTTTTATTCACTAGACTAAAAAcgagtgtaatagtttaaaaatagttaTAGTTTTAGAATAGTTTTCAAATTGCTAAATATATTTACTAGTAATATGCAGAATATATGAAATATgacataagccatcattttccacgtgtgtttgtgtggagagagtcaagcagaatctgggatggccactggtgtgaatgatcacactacagtatattcaatattactgatgattatgcaattcttgacttggtatcggtatcgaaacatTAATCTTGGTATCGtgacactagcacacacacagctcaagaGCAGTAGCTCACTGCTCAACTCAACTGTAACTGAGTGCACTACCAGGGGTTTCCAGTATTCACATGTGAGACTGTTCCGAGCGCCCAAACACAGTCATGAACGCAGGCCTGTACGTAACACAGAGAGTACTGATGAGTGTTCATAtcctataagtcgcaccagtcaaaaaatgtgtcatgaagaggaaaaaaaacattatatatatatatatatatatatatatatatatatatatatatatatatatgttgcacctgagtcacAGGACtggccaaactatgaaaaaaagtgtgacttatagtccggaaaagaCGGTATTTATTTAAAcacgtgtgtatttgtgtggaaAAAGACGTCtacaaaaaaatcactgtcaaattcactgACAGCAACTCAGTATTTGGTCTTGTGATAGTGACTGTAGTTTCCTTTTGGACAGTCAAATATTACGGTCAAATGTACAATAATCTGATAAATAATGCAGAGTGTGCACAGGGATGTGTCTGAATGATTCGAATCGATTTAATTTGAATAAGTAAAAACATGTGCTGTTTTGTGTGAGAAAAATACTGTTAAAAACATCACAGTCAAATTCACTGATAGCAACTCAGTATTAGCTCTTGTGATACTCTCTAGGGTCTCCAGTTTACAGTTGGGATcctccagaagagaagaaagctgtctcatgtgtgaggggtttgatcTCAGTGCTGATGCAAGAGCTATGAAGCCTTCCTCTCCAATACTGCAGTTGTACAGGCTGTAGAGAGAAGTAGGTGAAACATGTCATCTTAATTTCCTTTTGGAAAATCAAATATCCCTGTTAAATTCACAATATTCTGTTAAATAAGGTTGTGTGTACGAATACAGTATGCAACTACAGTATGTACAGGATGTGTCTATGTGATAAGAAATAAAGGACAAAACTGTTTTTACTCCTGAGTTAATAGTAATCCTTtaaatgtcaagtcaagtcagttttatttagtatagcgcatttaacatgcacttcactagttcgcccgtcggcatgattgctatactgagtgtataagctaagcgcgtgtttggcatggtagctggccgtggtcatggaatgcctgaagcggagatcgcgatagagcgatggccgcttgcaccccaaaagagcAGAAAGGAAGGCCACTACCGAAATAACATTAGTGCTTGCTTAGCAAGTCATAGATCCACTAGATGAAGTGGATGTACAGTAGGACTGATAGGCATCTGTGGACCAACGGCTCAGCTTTGGATTGCTGCTCTGATAGGCCAATGCATGCAGCTGTAGtagcagctcctatcctgaatgCACAGAGTAGCGGCCTGTGGGAACCGGATTTGACAAGGATATATATTAGCGTCTGGAACCTGTGACGAGTGATGGGTACCCTTCATCTGAGATGAAGAGAGCGGGATAGTAGGCGAtgcttgagctgaccgatatgagatgtagtgtgATGGGTATGAAAGCTGAGGATCTTAAGCAGAGTTGGATATGAAAAGGAGTGTCCTTTTCGGAACTGATCGGTTTAGTCTGATTGGTAGTAAACGTATTGTGTCCTGGTCTAACTCAAGATCTGCCATCGGGAATGAAATGAGATGAGGGGCATGTAGACTcactacatctcagcagcccaaaggagGCCGGTAAACATGATGGAGGGTGAATCAGAGTGCTGTGACATGAACCCCTTGCGAAGTATAGCAAGGCAAGCGGCAAGTACACAAGAGTGGATCTTCGTTGCGCTTTCTCAGCGGCGGACATTCGTGTATTGCATAACCGTGGGAACGATGGGTGTCAGGGTTCAGCAGAGCTGCTGCCGCGAGGGTGTCGGGGTTCAGCCGAGACGTTGCTGCATggtcttggggctcagcggAGCAGTCATTAGATGGGTCCTGAACCTTGGTGGAGCTGTTCCTAAAGGCCCTATGGGCTCAGCGGAGCTGCTTCTGCATGGGTCCTGGGGCTCGTTGGAGCCGTCGTTGCCTGGGTCCTGGGGCTCGGTGGAGCCGTCGTTGCCTGGGTCCTGGGGCTCGGTGGAGCCGTCGTTGCCTGGGTCCTGGGGCTCGGTGGAGCTGTTGCTGCATGGGGCTTTGGGCTCGGCAGAGCAGTCATTGCACGGATTTTGGGCCTCGGTGTAGCTGCTGCTGTATGGGTCGTGGAGCTCAGTGTATTTGCTGCATGGTTCTGGGGCTCAGCAAAGCCATCGTTTCATGGTTCTGGGGCTCAGCGAAGCGATCGTTGCATGGGTCCTGGAGCTCAGCGTAGCTGTTGCTGCATGGGTCTCGGGGCTTGGTGAAGCCGACGTTGCATGGGTCCAGGAGCTCGGCGTAGttgttgctgcatggttctTGGGGCTTGGTGAAGCCGACGTTGCATGGGTCCTGGAGCTCAACGTAGTTGTTGCTGCGTGGTTCTTGGGGCTTCAGCGAAGCAGTCGTTGCATGGTCTTGGGGCTCGGCGTAGttgttgctgcatggttctTGGGACTGAGTCGAAGCCATCgttgcatgggtcttggggctcaagagtagttgttgctgcatggttctTGAGGCTCGGCGAAGCAGTCGTTGCGTGGGTCCTGGAGCACGGTGTAGCTTTTGctgcatgggtcttggggctcagcggAGCTGTTGTAGCAGGGTTACAGGAGCTCAGCAGAGCAGTTTGCTGCCTGGTTTTTGGAGCTCAGTGAAGCAGTCGTTGCATCGGTCTTGGGGCAGAGTAGTTGTTGCTGCATGGGTCCTGTAGCTCTGTGTAGCTTTGCTGCAAGGGGCTCAGCGGAGCAGTTGTAGCAGGAGCTCAGCGGAGCAGTTGCTGCGTGAGTCTCCCTGAAGCTGTTGTTGCATTGGGTCCAAGCTCATTCCGTACTATCTGTGGCAGCCTTAAATAATCCAACCTGGGCTGAAAGAATACTTTTAGAATACCATTACCtgataaaacatgacatattcagCATGATACTACATACAACACATAATACATGATAGGCAGATAAGGCATGATAAGGCATGAATGCTGAGTATCCAGATGGAATGAAATGGCTGTGGCTAATGAATAGCTGGGTAGAACAGGGTGTTAAAGCTGGAACGTGCAGCGTGAGGAGGTGGTCGAAGGGCCTTTGCTGTGGCTAGTGAATAGCTGGGGAGCCGGAAAGGGACGTCGCAATACGAAGCACTCGCGGAGTGCTGATAACCCGCTGCggcgggctggtctagcgcggagccggggaaggGGTGGGTAGGGGtaggggggaagggagggagcagtcgtcggaacgactggaaGAGGGGCAGCCCTGGACCGGGTCCTGGCCGGGGGGAAGTGGGTGGGGAAGGGGAAGAGGAGGCggagggagtagcgacgcgGTCCCTACCGGAGCCGgctgagaccaggtgctcgctaactaGTAAAGAAAATAGGGAGCTAGCGAGGTGAGTTTAAACGAACGCCTCTTCATGAGTCGTggcgtgctgtacagacgtgACTCCGGGAATGGAAtggggaggggaaaaaaggaggaagagagggagcagtcgtcggaacgactggaaGAGGGCCAGCCCTGGACCAGGTCCTGGCCGGGGAAGGGGAAGAGGGGGCggagggagtagcgacgcgGTCGCTACCAGAGCGGTCTGAAGAAGTGGAGTCGGATCCGGAAGTACGGCGGAGATGCTGCGGGAAGGAAGTCGGTGGTTAAGAAACTGGGCCGCTGGcatggctgtggctgaagcagcaGAGTGATACGCTCTGGAGCGCGTGGTGCAGGAAAGCGCTGTCAAGAGCAGCCTGCTTCCTGGTCAGTAGAAGAGAATGAATAGAGGGAGCGGGAAGGAGAAAAGATTGGTTTATAGGACTTAAATAGGAGTtaaaagagaggaggatggaatTTCCTATCCGACCTACGGAACAAGATGCCGCGGAAATGGAGTGCTGCAGATGTGTGCCGCTGTCCAATGATTGGAGCAATGCAATAGCGAtaaggtttgtttgtttgttttttttttaatgttgatgTCAAGATTTAGCTAATATCCAAAGTTGTGCCACTTCTGATTGATGAGCACATCAGTGCAGTGTCGTGTTTCACTAACTGTCACACAAGAAGACGGCATAAATAATTGCAGCTTGCAATAAGATAAAGCATTGCGATGCGATAAACGATTGTATGCGATGCGATAATGGCAAACAATTTTAATAAGCTGTCAATGGGGGGGTGGCAGGTGGCGATCACTCCCTCCTTCGGTGTTGGCATGGAATGAAACAATAAACCGGTGTTCAAGGAGTGTCATTAATATGTTCCCTGACGCGAATAACAAATGAGTACTATCGCTTTAATAATTGCTGACGTCTGCGACGCAGCGCCATGGTTTAAACAGACTGCGGAACAAGCCAGCGGAAATACTGGGCACTTAAGGTTGAGGCTTATCAGTTCGTTATAAGTAGCTTAAATATCCAATAACGCTAGTATCAGTTTATGAGAAGTCACTGGACAACTATAGGAAGTGAATGAACAAGACCTGTTCGTTTCCGATGCTAACACGGATTACGGATTGAGTGATCTTTGGAAGATAGGCCTCAGCTGGATAACGTTAGTGGATAGCCTACAAACTTCAGACGCTTGGCGTGGCGAGCCATGTTAGAATGAGCATTTCAAGTTACCTGGATAATCTTGCGACGTGAAAACGCGAGCTTGGAGCAGCCTGATGTTAGAGCCTTGAAGTAGGCTGGGGTGAGTAGGCTATAGCATAATTGATAGTTGTAGCTTACCCTTGCTCTGTGCAGTGACCTGAAAACGCTGGTGAACCAGGTAGCTGTGGCCCATGGACTGGATGTAGCTTTTAGATGGTTAGTAGTGAAAAGACCCAGCTCCATTACGTCTGCCTACCGAGGCTTTGCGACTCCAATAATTTTGCGAGCGCCGCGGCATGTGACGTATGGATAAGGAGGCCGGCTTAAATACCCTGTTGGCGGAAgacaggtgagttaattgctgtcaatcatccctaagggctcctcccgaactttgtttagaaaacatcatttaTAATACTCCAAAGTAAACTAGGAATTGATTAGTAGTCTAACCATTGACTAAAGGGCATGAACAAGGAGACATTCATTTTTCTGCAAAATATGcaccatttattttaaacaTGTTATTCTTAAGTTTGTTGGACAGATTTCTTTTAAATTCTGGCGAGATGCCATGTGTAATAAGATAGCCCGCATGCTGAGACAGACAGATGCGTAAGGACGAGTTTATCCTCCGCTAATTTCTGACACAAAGTGACAAGTGGATGAGCGACTGTAAACGACagatcagagctagtgagcggagcgtGAGCAGGCAAGGAGCGGAGCGGATGGATTTGTGTTGCAGCGCAAAGCGCTTTTTAATTTATAGGCCAGAGCGGCCGACATTTCGCGGTAACATGAGTGTGCTACGGAGAGCAAAACAAAtgtgagcaatttgaatatgcttcatatcaagtTAGAAGGCTAAATTAAAACTTGGATGCTAAGCCTATATTCTTTAAGCAATTAATCCCACTAATCCATTTAGTTGTACGCTTATGTGTATTGCCGTTGCCAAGTGTGTTCGTTGATGCACTATCGGTGttgcattttaaaataaacGTTCTATGAGTGAAATTaccgttgctcttagttctttgggatttaagttttctgtTTAAGGTGACAATTCGGCTTGTATTTATTTTCCGCTCTTTTAAACTGGAGCGAGCGGGAAACGTTTTCACTGAAGCGGGATGATTTTTAAGTGGAGCGCGGAGCGAAATTGAGCGGAGCGACCTGATGCGAATTTGAGCGGAGGAGCAGCCGAGTAAACAGCCACCTACGTGAGGTGTGTTGAATTGCTCGGACAGCTGCTTGATGACTAGGGTCTAATTCGTGCCGTGGCAGCACTTTTTTCTGCTGGTTGCATATAATATTTTCCTTGCGCACAAAGTGCAGAAACATGCTCCTGTTTGCCGGAGTTTTTGACACCAGCTTCCAAAGGGCTTTTCATCTCTACCCACCTCCTAAGACCAGCGCCATTTATTCTTTATACCTTTATCGACAAGTTTGGTAGCCTGGAGGACCAGACCCAatctgaaagattaagggtctggccacaaataacgtaatggcccaactcgaggggcggcaccaagcacgcatttgaaaatctcactgcacgcaattggataacactatacgatcaatgttaactgactgattccggacttcaatgcaattggataacactacgtctgccaaatagaacgttcaagcattgtttttgtttttattgttgaaagggtctatacatgtACATATAACATAATGTTGATTGAATGAATGTAGTGCTGATCACATCCACAAACAGTCTATTTGCCTTATTCTACCGGCGGCCAGAacaaggctacagggtacacttgccattacacctcagtccagcagatggtggtaatgcactccgattgtaaactgccaaaaaaaagctCACAGAAATAGAAGAAGGGTTCGCTGGCCTGCTAGAGTAACCTTCTTATTCATCTTCTTCAGTGAGggtttttttggcagtttgcaaacaccAATTAGGAATTTGTTAAAAATGATCTCTGCATGTATTGAAATTGCTttaataaaaacagaaacatgTCAGCAAAATGAGTGACACATTTTGGCATCATCTTGGCCACTGTCCATTGCCTGAAATCATTAAAATTCAAAGAATCCTATTTTAACAATAACAAATCATTATGATAAACAATGCATACTGGAATACTGGAAATAATCCTTATACTGGAATCATCATTATGATACACAATGAATAATGGAATACtggaaaatgtttgtttgtttactgagTTATCGGGAATGGATTGTTGATATCAGGATCACAAGTTCAGTGGGGTGAGGAGAAGCTCCAGATTTTAGAGAGGCAAGTCTTGAGTCCAGGACTGTAAACTTTCTCTGCTGTGGTCCTGAATGTTTGGAAATGCAGAATATTTTTCCTACCAGGTCTCGTGGCTCAGATGAActccaaacacaacagaaagAGGCCACTGTCTAGTAATAAACAGGAGAACCTGggtggggcagctgtggcctactggttagcgcttaggACTtgtcgaaccccgaccagtaggaacggctgaagtgcccttgagcaaggcacatcactgcgtcgggattagtgtgtgcttcacctcactgtgtgctaagtgtgtttcactaattcgcggattgggataaatgcagagaccaaatttccctcacgggatcaaaagagtatatatacttatactttaggTTTATTGATTTTAGACACAAAGACtgtaaccacacaaacacacacatcaatgggCAGGACATTGAGATAGTCCAGCAATACAAGTATCTGGGTTCCATTATTGACAACAAGCTAACTTTTAACCATAACACAGACATGTTGTGTAAAAAAGGTCAGCAGCGTCTATACTGTCTTAGGAAGCTGGCAAAGTTTAATGTAGATAAATCCCTGATGACTCTCTTCTATAGATCTTTCATTGAGTCAATACTTACCTTCTCAGCCATCTGTTGGTATGCCCTGCTCAATGTGAAACAGACACATGCCATTTCTAAAGTCCTTAAGGTGTGTAGTAGTCACTGGTGTCCAACAGAGAAGTATGTCAATGCTGTATGAGGAACAGGCAATTAAGAAGCTGAATCCATCCTGTTAAACTATACCCACCCTCTGCACAGCGAATTTGAGATCTTACCCTCTGGTTCCCATCTTAAATATCCATTAGCCCGATAcaaacactccttcataccatctgctgttcagttactGAACTCTAGGACACAGAGATAACCCTCAGCCCCATACACTTCTTgttctatttattatttttaattctgTGCTTCGACTTATTTTAATTCTGTGTTTTGACTTATCTTgtggaagcgtgtgtgtgtgtgtgtttatgtgtgtgtgtgtaaccttgcATGCTACCTCTGCAAAATAATTGCCCTTCTGggacaaataaagtgttactactactactacttataCTACACTGTACATACTCCTTGTCCTTTCCTTGTGCCCTAATGACCAGCAGAGGGCGATGTTTGCCAAAGATTGTCAAGGATTTAAAGAGAGGGTAAGATACCTGATAGCCTGGGAGTTTTACAACTGTGCTAAAAGTCTAAAATTTAAAACAAACTCATGCCCTGCATTTGAAATCCAATAGCTCATCAGCCCGACTCATCTAAAGTTGATTAAGACTGGAGTGATCCAAAGCAACACGTTCAGGGCTGACACTAGAGTAGTCCACAGCCGACCCTTTTCTTTACTTCCAGGAAGGAATAAGACACACCCTGGATACTACATCACACTGTAGATATTGATATCTGCGCATTGTAAGCTGCAAAAGGAAGTTCAGTTTAACCTGTCACCCGGGACGGTTAGCAAATATAGCGGTCAGATATATGGGatgacagcacagcacagacaggTCCCTTTACCCAGAGAACCATCTGTCAAAACTCGTATGAGGcgtttaggctactttataCAAAACTTGCATTTAAAGTAATTTAATCATGACTTGATTTTTACTTTCAAATATGTTGTCACTGTATGTGCAGTAACCTACCGTGTAATCAATAAAAATGACAGAAAAACAGATCAGATTGTGCATAGGAATATTGATGATGGgccatgtaaaaaaataaaataataataggtAATAGTGTATGTGTTATAAAATGCTTAGATGCATAGCCTTTCTGTGTTTGCAATGAGGCCGTGATATTGCGCCAACAGATTGTCACTAGTAGGCTACGGCAAGGGCAAAccgttgtttgtttttgggacaTCTCTTTCCATTAGTAGACTGACCCCTGTCGTAGGCCTACGCTACTCTACATCAACAGCCCAGTGAGCGGAGTAGCCTAAATACTCCACGCAGTCCATCCGTGTAAAATTGATTGTCACCGGCAATCAATCCAGAGGGATaaaagtgtgtggtgtgtcgcGCGACGGCGTTTGCTCTGGCGCCTGCGCTTTGATGGGTAATTAACCGGGATGATGCCAAGCAGCCAATCACATCTCCGGTTAAGGCAGTCAGTGGACGCCTGCGAGGGCTTCACTGAGTTGCGGGGAGAGAGACGGGCTGCGCCGATAGCAGATCCGTGTTTGGTCGGACAGAGGGAACGCAGGCTTTCAATAAGTGATCCGGGTTGGCCCATCCACATCAACAGTGCCGTAAGTTTGTATAGTAGAGGTGAACTGACTAGAATAGCTAGAATGTAAATAGCCCTGGCGTTACTTTGGGAGAGATGAGTACGGGATAGCCTATATGAACTGTCTGAAAGTAACGAGGGACGCACCATCATCGCGCTCGCAAATGTAAAACTGCTAGATAGGATTTTGTTTCAGTTTCTGTGTCCCTGTAATAAAATGCATGATTGTCTTATTTCGCACATGACAATTGGTGTAAACTCTACCTAATATATCGGTTGTGTCAAACTCGCCGGCATAATGGGTGCGGATGTGACACTTACGTCACCGCTCACTTCACTGTCCTGCGCGCATTCCGAAGCAGAGGCACGAGACGTGTCAACAGGCGCTATTCAATTCTTTATATAGGACTACGAGGAATAAAGTGGCTTAAATTGTGTCAACGTGTTTGAAAGTGTTTATCGCATGTCGTATCGTGCCGTGATACGAGGGTCGGAGAATAAACTACTTTGTTTTAATAGAAGTCGGGACGGGAAAAGTGGCTGAACTTTTTGGAGTGTTGGGAAAATAGAGGGCGTGTCCGTTGACATCGGCTGCGGCCGTAACTTTTAGATATGGAACTCTGGAGATATAGGCTATGTGGAGTAAAATTTAAGTTTACTTCGTTTCGACGACTGTTTGAGTGCTGTGGTGACCATTCAACTCCTGAATGCAACCTGTTGCTTTGCAACAGATAACATAGACCTAGGGCTACATTTAAGGGCTTTTTTAAAACAGTGCGTTGTCATAAACCGAAAGCGAAGCTTTTGTGTCATCAGTAGCTCCGTT comes from Alosa sapidissima isolate fAloSap1 chromosome 18, fAloSap1.pri, whole genome shotgun sequence and encodes:
- the LOC121690286 gene encoding ribonuclease inhibitor-like; this encodes MIVLGLSGNEAGDSGVKHFSSLLEDPNCKLEKLYLKSCSITDEGCRALASVLRSNPSAPREINLEENQSGPSAQQLLSELQKDPNCKLLKIHGP